TGGCGCTGGTGACGATGACGGCGTCGGGCCCGCCCGGCCAGGCCTCCCACGCCTCCTCGTAGCCGGCGACGACCCGCACGCCCTGCACGTCCCCGTACCCGTCGGGGTCGGCGACGACGAGTTCCACGTCGTCGCGCGCCTCGAGGAGGGCCGCGTAGGTGGCGGCGTGGGTGTGGGCGCAGCTCAGCAGCGCGATGCGCAGGGGCCGACGCGCGGCCTGGGACTGGGGCTGGGGCGAGGTGGAGGGCGAGGTCAGCATGCGATGCTCCGTCCGGTGCGGAGGGACTCGAGGGCCGCACGGGCGACCTCGACGGCGCGAGCCCCGTCCGCCGCCTCGACCCGGGCGGGAGCACCCGTGGCGCGGGCGCGCACGAAGTCGGCGAGCTCGGCCGCGTAGGGATCGCGCATCGTAGAGACGTCCGGGAGGAAGCCGTCGCCGGCGGCCTGGCGCGCGGAGGCGACGGGGTCGAAAGCAATGCCGACGTCGGCCGCGCTGTCGTACTGGAGGCGCCCGGCGTCCCCGGCGAGGTCGAAGGTGTAGCGGAACTGCGTGCCCTCCGGCCCCCAGAAGCCGCGGCAGTGGCTGAGCGCGCCGGAGCGGTGGGTGAGGACCACGTGGGCGGTGCGCACGGCGCCGTCGGAGGCGGCGATGCTCTGCTGGGCGTAGACGCGCTCGGCATCGCCCGCGAGCCAGAGCGCCTGGTCGAGGTCGTGGATCATCTGGTCCATCACGATCCCGCCGGAGAGCTCCTCGTCCGCGTACCAGGGGCGGTCCGGGAGCGCGCCGGTGCGCTCGAAGCGCAGTACGGCGAGGGTCCCGATGTCGCCGCGGCGCACCGCCTCGCGCGCCGCGACGTACTGCGGGAAGTAGCGCACCACGTGCGCGGGGAACAGCATGCGACCTGCACGCTCGGCATGGGCGACGAGGTCGAGCGCCTCCTCCCCCGTCAGCGCCAGCGGCTTCTCGCAGACCACGTCGCGGCCCGCGTCGAGGGCGGCGCGCACGATCGCGGGGTGGTCCGGGGTGGGGGTGCACACGTCCACCACGTCGACCGCGGCGAGCAGCGCCTCGAGGG
This genomic interval from Brachybacterium aquaticum contains the following:
- a CDS encoding Gfo/Idh/MocA family protein, with the protein product MPQQDPPAMHDLAAPLRVGIVGTGEIARAHLPGWQDLGAELHCVGLQGADEFAREAGATAHGSLEALLAAVDVVDVCTPTPDHPAIVRAALDAGRDVVCEKPLALTGEEALDLVAHAERAGRMLFPAHVVRYFPQYVAAREAVRRGDIGTLAVLRFERTGALPDRPWYADEELSGGIVMDQMIHDLDQALWLAGDAERVYAQQSIAASDGAVRTAHVVLTHRSGALSHCRGFWGPEGTQFRYTFDLAGDAGRLQYDSAADVGIAFDPVASARQAAGDGFLPDVSTMRDPYAAELADFVRARATGAPARVEAADGARAVEVARAALESLRTGRSIAC